One window of uncultured Campylobacter sp. genomic DNA carries:
- a CDS encoding FtsW/RodA/SpoVE family cell cycle protein, which translates to MRTDKWLYYFTCALITIGMIFSLSLSSYTVLLLGATPLHFFYRQCAVGIACIAVMWIVSRADPDKCLTPVCMSLFAIMGILMLAMGFLPKSLVADVNGAARWIRLPFFNLAPVEFFKVGFIYFLAWSFSRKLDHSKKSIGREIATLLPYVALFGFVVILVAIVQNDLGQVAVLGLTMIFMSLFAGTSFKLIGFSFMGILGLAYVFIVTSAHRVDRVRSWWGGVQDFVLSFMSPETAAGLRIEDASAPYQVGHSLNAINNGEFFGQGLGLGSFKLGYLSEVHTDFVLAGIAEEWGFVGILLIVALFYAMLFRIFQTASKSPSNVNFLFCLGIGFMFFFSFIINSYGITSISPVKGIAVPFLSYGGSHLLAASFAVGLVLMASKRAKF; encoded by the coding sequence TTGAGAACCGATAAATGGCTATATTACTTCACCTGCGCGCTCATTACGATCGGCATGATATTTTCGCTGTCGCTGAGCTCATATACGGTGCTTCTGCTGGGTGCTACGCCGTTACATTTTTTTTATCGTCAGTGCGCGGTGGGGATCGCCTGCATTGCGGTGATGTGGATCGTCTCGCGCGCCGATCCCGATAAATGCCTAACGCCGGTGTGCATGTCGCTTTTTGCGATAATGGGGATTTTGATGCTTGCGATGGGCTTTTTGCCAAAATCCTTGGTCGCCGACGTAAACGGCGCAGCGCGCTGGATCAGACTGCCGTTTTTTAACCTCGCGCCGGTGGAATTTTTCAAGGTGGGCTTCATCTACTTTTTGGCGTGGAGCTTCTCGCGCAAGCTCGATCACTCAAAAAAAAGCATCGGGCGCGAGATCGCGACGCTGCTTCCTTACGTAGCGCTTTTCGGCTTTGTAGTGATCCTAGTCGCCATCGTGCAAAATGATCTGGGGCAGGTCGCGGTGCTTGGGCTTACGATGATTTTTATGTCGCTTTTCGCGGGCACGAGCTTCAAGCTCATCGGTTTTAGCTTTATGGGAATTTTGGGGCTTGCTTACGTTTTTATCGTCACGAGCGCGCACAGGGTCGATCGCGTGCGCTCGTGGTGGGGAGGCGTGCAGGATTTCGTGCTGTCGTTTATGTCGCCGGAGACTGCCGCGGGGCTGCGTATAGAGGACGCTAGCGCGCCGTATCAGGTCGGACACTCTCTCAATGCGATAAACAACGGCGAGTTTTTCGGGCAGGGGCTTGGGCTGGGAAGCTTTAAGCTAGGATATCTGAGCGAGGTGCATACCGACTTCGTGCTCGCAGGTATCGCCGAGGAGTGGGGATTTGTCGGGATTTTGCTCATCGTGGCGCTATTTTATGCGATGCTATTTCGCATCTTTCAGACTGCGAGTAAGTCGCCGAGTAACGTAAATTTCCTCTTTTGCCTCGGTATCGGCTTTATGTTTTTCTTTTCGTTCATTATCAACTCCTACGGTATTACGTCGATCTCGCCGGTTAAGGGCATCGCCGTGCCGTTTCTAAGCTATGGCGGCAGCCACCTGCTCGCGGCGTCGTTTGCGGTGGGGCTCGTTTTGATGGCGTCGAAAAGGGCAAAATTTTAA
- a CDS encoding UDP-N-acetylglucosamine--N-acetylmuramyl-(pentapeptide) pyrophosphoryl-undecaprenol N-acetylglucosamine transferase produces MVIAISGGGTGGHLIIAKNLAARLAKHGIRAIFIGSNRGQDRAWFENSELFARTYFLQSSGVVDKKGFAKLASLLNILRLSLAARKILKQNGVRALISVGGYSSAPASIAAILSRVPFFIHEQNAVCGRLNRLLRPFARMFYSSYEKPAFAYPIADIFFETARPRTALKRVIFLGGSQGASFINSLAVELAPKLLSLGYGLIHQCGEREFERISQIYAQQGLDVQLVGFCKNMHELIASADLCVGRSGASTLWELCANGLPAIFVPFPFAAADHQFYNAKFLKERGLCEILRQEDASGERILGLIESFDVARASKGLLELADRNGAQAIIDDVMSKI; encoded by the coding sequence ATGGTCATAGCAATCAGCGGCGGCGGCACCGGCGGGCATCTGATAATCGCTAAAAATTTAGCTGCCCGCCTTGCGAAGCATGGCATCAGGGCGATCTTCATCGGCTCAAACCGCGGGCAGGATCGCGCGTGGTTTGAAAATAGCGAGCTTTTCGCGCGTACCTATTTTTTGCAAAGCTCGGGCGTCGTCGATAAAAAGGGCTTTGCCAAGCTAGCCTCGCTGCTAAATATCCTGCGCCTCTCGCTTGCGGCGCGTAAAATTTTAAAGCAAAACGGCGTGCGCGCGCTCATCAGCGTAGGCGGATACAGCTCAGCGCCCGCATCCATCGCGGCGATCCTTTCTCGCGTGCCTTTTTTTATCCACGAGCAAAACGCCGTTTGTGGGCGGCTCAATCGCCTGCTGAGGCCATTCGCGCGCATGTTTTACAGCTCTTATGAAAAGCCTGCGTTTGCTTATCCGATCGCTGATATTTTCTTCGAGACGGCGCGGCCGCGCACGGCGCTTAAGAGGGTCATCTTTTTGGGCGGCTCGCAGGGAGCGAGCTTTATCAACTCGCTTGCCGTGGAGCTTGCGCCTAAGCTTTTGAGCCTCGGCTACGGCTTGATCCATCAGTGCGGTGAGCGCGAGTTTGAGCGCATCTCGCAGATCTACGCGCAGCAGGGCCTGGACGTACAGCTCGTAGGCTTTTGCAAAAACATGCACGAGCTCATCGCAAGCGCCGATCTTTGCGTCGGACGCAGCGGCGCCAGCACGCTGTGGGAGCTCTGCGCAAACGGCCTGCCTGCGATATTCGTGCCGTTTCCGTTTGCGGCGGCGGATCATCAGTTTTACAATGCGAAATTTCTTAAAGAGCGCGGGCTTTGCGAAATTTTACGTCAAGAGGACGCAAGCGGCGAGCGGATTTTGGGCTTGATTGAGAGCTTCGACGTGGCGCGAGCGAGCAAAGGACTGCTTGAGTTAGCGGATCGAAACGGCGCACAAGCGATAATCGACGACGTAATGAGTAAAATTTAA
- the htpG gene encoding molecular chaperone HtpG, whose amino-acid sequence MAKKKFKTEVNDLLNLMIHSLYSNKEIFLRELISNASDALDKLNYLSLTNDEYKALSYVPRIDIKIDKEAKTLSIGDNGIGMDEAELESNLGTIARSGTKGFMASLSGDAAKDSNLIGQFGVGFYSAFMVADHIEVISRKPLSQDAFKWSSDASNYAIEKAQKESFGTMIILHMKDEEFLDGYRLEGIVKKYSNHIPYPIFMDKEEYIPAQKEGEQGHSEVKNVQINRASALWQLPKSSLKPSDYNEFYKQISHDSGDPLFYIHTKAEGTHEYTTLFYVPSSEPFDLYRVDYQSGVKLYVKRVFITDDAKELLPSYLRFVRGIMDVEDLPLNVSREILQENRILAYVREQSVKKILSELEKLLQNDREKYIKFYELFGKVLKEGLYGFGANKEEILKLCLFKSNLRDGLITLSEYKEKMGAEQKEIYYIAGNSAAMLKSSPLIEKFNAEGTEVLLCDDEIDTIVMPGVFEFDKTPVKNATSIKQEAASDDAATPQAKEIAAKIKEILGERVKDVKISSRLSGSLSCLVFDENDPDFATQQLLKQMGGRNLPPIKPILEINADHEIIKKLQADKLMLPQVAEIIYDLARLSEGQELENPSEFIKNVNELIAKAL is encoded by the coding sequence ATGGCAAAGAAAAAATTTAAGACCGAAGTGAATGATCTGCTAAATTTGATGATCCATTCGCTTTATTCAAACAAGGAGATTTTCCTGCGCGAGCTGATCTCAAACGCAAGCGACGCGCTGGATAAATTAAACTATCTAAGCCTTACGAACGACGAATATAAGGCGCTTTCGTATGTGCCGCGCATCGATATAAAGATCGACAAAGAGGCCAAAACGCTAAGCATCGGCGACAACGGCATAGGCATGGACGAGGCCGAGCTCGAGAGCAATCTAGGCACCATTGCGCGCAGCGGTACGAAGGGCTTTATGGCGAGCCTTAGCGGCGATGCGGCGAAGGATAGCAACCTCATAGGGCAGTTCGGCGTAGGGTTTTATTCGGCGTTTATGGTAGCGGACCATATCGAAGTTATCAGCCGCAAGCCGCTCTCGCAGGACGCTTTTAAATGGAGCAGCGACGCGAGCAACTACGCGATCGAAAAGGCGCAAAAAGAGAGCTTCGGCACGATGATAATCCTGCATATGAAAGATGAGGAGTTTTTGGACGGCTACAGGCTCGAAGGCATCGTCAAAAAATACTCCAACCACATCCCATATCCGATCTTTATGGATAAAGAAGAATACATTCCCGCGCAAAAAGAGGGCGAGCAGGGACATAGCGAGGTTAAAAACGTCCAGATCAACCGCGCGAGCGCGCTTTGGCAGCTGCCAAAAAGTAGCCTAAAGCCAAGCGATTACAATGAATTTTACAAGCAGATCAGCCACGACAGCGGCGATCCGCTATTTTACATCCACACCAAGGCCGAGGGCACGCACGAATACACGACGCTTTTTTACGTGCCGAGCAGCGAGCCTTTCGATCTATACCGCGTCGATTATCAAAGCGGCGTGAAGCTCTACGTCAAGCGCGTTTTCATCACCGACGACGCCAAAGAGCTGCTGCCTAGCTATCTGCGCTTCGTGCGCGGCATAATGGACGTCGAGGATCTGCCGCTAAACGTAAGCCGCGAAATTTTACAAGAAAATCGAATTCTAGCCTACGTCCGCGAGCAGAGCGTGAAAAAAATTCTATCCGAGCTAGAAAAGCTTTTGCAGAACGATCGCGAAAAATACATAAAATTTTACGAATTATTCGGCAAGGTTTTGAAAGAGGGACTTTACGGCTTCGGCGCAAACAAAGAGGAAATTTTAAAGCTCTGTCTTTTCAAATCAAACCTGCGAGACGGCCTCATCACGCTTAGCGAGTATAAGGAAAAAATGGGCGCAGAGCAAAAAGAGATCTATTATATCGCGGGAAACAGCGCCGCGATGCTTAAAAGCTCGCCTCTGATCGAGAAATTTAACGCCGAGGGCACGGAGGTGCTGCTCTGCGACGATGAGATCGATACGATCGTGATGCCTGGCGTTTTTGAGTTTGATAAGACGCCGGTTAAAAACGCGACTTCGATCAAACAAGAAGCTGCGAGCGACGACGCCGCGACGCCGCAAGCCAAAGAGATCGCCGCAAAGATCAAAGAAATTTTAGGCGAACGCGTCAAGGATGTTAAAATTTCATCGCGTCTAAGCGGCTCGCTTTCCTGCCTTGTTTTTGACGAGAACGATCCCGATTTTGCGACGCAGCAGCTGCTTAAGCAAATGGGAGGCCGCAATCTGCCGCCAATAAAGCCGATTTTGGAGATCAATGCAGATCACGAGATCATCAAAAAGCTGCAGGCCGATAAACTGATGCTGCCGCAAGTAGCCGAGATAATCTACGATCTGGCGCGCCTTAGCGAGGGGCAGGAGCTGGAAAATCCGAGCGAGTTTATCAAAAACGTAAACGAGCTGATCGCAAAGGCTCTGTAG
- a CDS encoding OprD family outer membrane porin: MKLIKLSLAAVCACAVSSLSAADNVAEAITNGKLGGTVKTTYANKTVDNRGEAATGDNDYEAFGVGLELGYVTDPLYGFRIGLTGQGWLMPYHVGSSNKTAYDKEWYTKGAVLSELYLGYGIGNTDIKAGRQYVVTPLVAGNYTRAFKEAFEGVAISNQDIPDTTLWGGWFYKFQGRSKTAMGAPAGEGKAPLFKDRVILGNMTGPIAVKFENIFSAYVQNKSLPYTTLTGAYAAVTDVKPANALKDGDVSLYLAEANIKVPVGEILKLGFDLNYKGSRVNGGLEPRRLDGDMFGARVSVSEFFGFGLSYAYTTVSDDDAVILGVGNGPGSYTALPIRGPFVFTGYAGMDTHKIVLDYNFGAIGLDGFKTALHYVKGDQDRVGGTNNINASGAAGQRVGTSMDIEGWAVTANYAPKAVKGLSLGVTYTALERSDHYASGVNRKFDENEIWLQAAYKFDLSGN, encoded by the coding sequence ATGAAACTCATCAAACTAAGTTTAGCTGCGGTTTGCGCATGCGCTGTATCCTCGCTAAGCGCGGCAGATAACGTAGCCGAGGCGATCACTAACGGTAAGCTTGGCGGAACGGTAAAGACAACTTACGCCAATAAAACCGTAGACAATAGAGGCGAAGCCGCTACGGGCGATAACGACTACGAGGCATTCGGCGTGGGTCTTGAGCTCGGATACGTTACCGATCCTCTTTATGGCTTTAGAATAGGGCTTACCGGGCAAGGCTGGTTGATGCCGTATCATGTAGGTTCAAGCAATAAGACCGCCTACGATAAGGAGTGGTATACCAAGGGTGCAGTATTATCTGAATTATACCTGGGATACGGCATAGGCAATACCGATATAAAGGCGGGTAGACAATATGTCGTTACTCCACTCGTTGCAGGCAACTATACGAGGGCGTTTAAAGAAGCTTTCGAGGGCGTAGCGATATCTAATCAAGATATCCCCGATACTACCTTGTGGGGCGGATGGTTTTATAAATTCCAAGGAAGGAGTAAAACCGCTATGGGCGCTCCGGCCGGCGAAGGAAAGGCTCCTTTGTTTAAAGATAGGGTGATTCTGGGTAATATGACGGGTCCTATCGCCGTAAAATTTGAAAATATCTTCTCCGCATACGTTCAAAACAAATCCTTGCCTTATACTACTTTAACCGGCGCTTACGCAGCGGTAACGGACGTAAAGCCCGCTAACGCGTTAAAAGACGGCGACGTTAGCCTATATCTTGCCGAGGCAAATATAAAAGTTCCGGTAGGTGAGATTTTAAAGCTAGGATTTGATCTTAACTACAAAGGCTCGCGCGTAAACGGAGGGCTGGAGCCAAGAAGGCTTGACGGCGATATGTTCGGCGCAAGAGTCTCGGTTAGCGAGTTTTTCGGATTCGGTTTATCGTATGCCTATACGACCGTTAGCGACGACGATGCCGTTATTTTGGGCGTAGGCAACGGCCCGGGATCATACACCGCTCTGCCTATTAGAGGTCCGTTCGTGTTCACGGGATATGCGGGTATGGATACGCATAAGATCGTGCTTGATTACAACTTCGGTGCTATCGGCTTGGACGGCTTCAAAACTGCGCTACACTACGTAAAAGGCGATCAAGACAGAGTAGGCGGCACGAATAATATCAATGCTAGCGGGGCTGCGGGCCAAAGGGTCGGCACCAGCATGGACATAGAGGGCTGGGCGGTAACGGCAAACTATGCTCCTAAGGCCGTGAAGGGGCTAAGCTTGGGCGTAACTTACACTGCGCTTGAGAGAAGCGATCACTACGCTAGCGGCGTAAATAGAAAGTTCGACGAGAACGAGATATGGTTGCAGGCTGCGTATAAATTTGATCTAAGCGGCAACTAA
- a CDS encoding NapC/NirT family cytochrome c — protein sequence MRISKKLLALIILISGIIGFFVVVPVHYALEKTSTDKFCDVCHEMDPMVIAYQDDVHSGKGKTGIKAQCVDCHLPHDNIVKYVYQKAKNGVLEGYSHFFDEPEKFDWNKRRENREHYVFDNGCTSCHATVIDSKITSEQAQRMHAHYKKLLGTERELKCASCHVSAGHGIGLRNYLEYWRPTYKIYEKKMMEEKIKAKKGFFGDEYKPSAEEQAFMDAQSTKK from the coding sequence ATGAGAATTTCTAAAAAATTACTAGCGCTTATCATCTTAATAAGCGGTATTATAGGGTTTTTCGTCGTCGTGCCGGTGCACTATGCGCTTGAGAAAACGAGCACCGATAAATTCTGCGACGTCTGCCACGAGATGGATCCGATGGTGATCGCCTATCAAGACGACGTCCACTCGGGCAAGGGCAAAACGGGCATCAAAGCCCAATGCGTCGACTGCCACCTACCGCACGATAATATCGTAAAATACGTCTATCAAAAGGCCAAAAACGGCGTACTGGAGGGTTACTCGCACTTCTTTGACGAGCCTGAAAAATTTGATTGGAACAAAAGGCGCGAAAACCGCGAGCACTATGTGTTTGACAACGGCTGCACTAGCTGCCACGCTACCGTGATCGACAGCAAAATCACCTCCGAGCAGGCGCAGCGCATGCACGCGCACTACAAAAAGCTCCTAGGCACCGAGCGCGAGCTTAAATGCGCGAGCTGCCACGTAAGCGCAGGCCACGGCATCGGGCTTCGCAACTACCTAGAGTACTGGCGCCCGACGTATAAAATTTACGAAAAAAAGATGATGGAGGAGAAGATCAAGGCAAAGAAGGGATTTTTCGGCGACGAGTATAAACCTAGCGCCGAAGAGCAGGCCTTTATGGACGCTCAAAGCACGAAAAAATAA
- a CDS encoding cytochrome c3 family protein: MKNFSFTALFLCCIIATLFGAPSANDANATNIVVSDELRAKYKIKPHHEHLSFDCVDCHINQGSDPSKFKSIGDKGCISCHGDKKQLALRLKFMDTLKANPHNSVHDGPTLYCDECHAEHKASTNMCTECHEHEVPQWMGVTP; the protein is encoded by the coding sequence ATGAAAAATTTCAGTTTTACGGCGCTGTTTCTGTGCTGTATCATCGCGACTTTGTTCGGCGCGCCGAGTGCTAACGACGCCAACGCCACGAACATAGTCGTTTCAGATGAGCTTCGGGCAAAATACAAAATCAAACCTCATCATGAGCATTTGTCGTTTGATTGCGTCGATTGCCACATAAATCAAGGAAGCGATCCGTCTAAATTTAAAAGCATCGGCGACAAGGGCTGTATCAGCTGTCACGGCGACAAAAAGCAGCTTGCTTTGAGGCTTAAATTTATGGATACGCTCAAGGCTAATCCGCATAACTCCGTCCACGACGGTCCTACGCTATACTGCGACGAATGCCATGCCGAGCACAAGGCATCTACGAATATGTGTACCGAATGCCACGAGCACGAAGTGCCGCAATGGATGGGGGTGACGCCATGA
- a CDS encoding flavocytochrome c, whose protein sequence is MQRRDILKMGMVGAGALALSAVNAQASAVDAKDVKFDEEWDVIIIGSGFAGLAAGLKAAQKGNKVLILEKMGRIGGNSVINGGGMSVPMNPVQEKTGIKDSKELFMNDCLKAGLGINHPELLSTLADRGLDAFKFLVDNGVQFKMDHCAHFGGHSVARSMLTTNDSGSGYIQPMLEKFEALKDKGCELRRRAKFDDFVMDGDRVAGVVIREEYKFDPNLYSDDLENTSGTKKTLKAKKGVVLAAGGFCRDKIFRKLQDPRIPDDVDSTNHAGATAGVLLKAFEIGAYPVQVDWIQFGPWASPDEKGFGTAPILTQQGTFKYGIAVDVRTGKRFMNELADRKTRADAEFKILREDPKAYPITFADTKMAFKDLSEEVVQKGMASGKLVGECATLDDIAKKYGVPADALKQSVKKYNEGVKAKKDEFGKQESALSEINEAGPFYVIRLSPKPHHTMGGLKINTKAEVISSKTNKPIPGLWAAGEITGGTHGASRLGTVAITDCIVFGMIAGEQIA, encoded by the coding sequence ATGCAGAGACGCGACATACTGAAAATGGGCATGGTAGGAGCCGGTGCACTCGCACTTAGCGCGGTGAATGCGCAAGCAAGTGCTGTAGACGCAAAGGACGTCAAATTTGACGAAGAGTGGGATGTAATCATCATCGGTAGCGGCTTTGCTGGACTTGCGGCGGGCTTAAAAGCGGCGCAAAAAGGCAATAAAGTGCTAATCCTCGAAAAGATGGGCCGTATCGGCGGAAACTCCGTCATCAACGGCGGCGGTATGAGCGTGCCGATGAACCCCGTGCAGGAAAAAACGGGCATCAAAGACAGCAAAGAGCTATTTATGAACGACTGTCTAAAAGCAGGACTTGGCATCAACCACCCAGAGCTTTTAAGCACCTTAGCAGATCGCGGCTTAGACGCGTTTAAATTCCTCGTAGATAACGGTGTGCAATTTAAAATGGATCACTGCGCGCACTTCGGCGGACACAGCGTCGCGCGCTCGATGCTAACTACAAATGATAGCGGCTCGGGCTACATCCAGCCGATGCTTGAAAAATTTGAAGCGCTGAAAGACAAGGGCTGCGAGCTTCGCCGCCGCGCAAAATTTGACGATTTCGTAATGGACGGAGATCGCGTGGCAGGCGTCGTGATCCGCGAGGAGTATAAATTTGATCCGAATCTTTACAGCGACGATCTTGAAAACACCAGCGGCACCAAAAAGACGCTCAAAGCCAAAAAAGGCGTAGTGCTCGCAGCGGGCGGATTTTGCCGCGATAAAATTTTCCGCAAGCTTCAAGATCCGCGCATCCCTGATGACGTCGATAGTACAAATCACGCGGGAGCTACCGCGGGCGTGCTACTAAAAGCCTTTGAGATCGGTGCGTATCCGGTGCAGGTCGATTGGATCCAGTTCGGTCCGTGGGCGAGCCCCGATGAGAAGGGCTTCGGCACCGCTCCGATCCTAACTCAGCAAGGCACCTTTAAATACGGTATCGCCGTGGACGTGCGCACGGGCAAGCGTTTTATGAACGAGCTAGCCGACCGCAAAACCCGCGCGGACGCGGAGTTTAAAATTTTACGCGAGGATCCAAAAGCCTATCCGATAACATTCGCCGACACCAAAATGGCGTTTAAAGACCTAAGCGAAGAGGTCGTGCAAAAGGGTATGGCAAGCGGCAAACTAGTCGGCGAGTGCGCTACGCTAGACGATATCGCTAAAAAATATGGCGTGCCTGCGGATGCGCTAAAGCAGAGCGTCAAAAAATACAACGAAGGCGTTAAAGCCAAAAAAGATGAGTTCGGCAAGCAAGAAAGCGCGCTTAGCGAGATCAACGAAGCGGGACCTTTCTACGTCATCCGCCTCTCGCCGAAGCCTCACCACACTATGGGCGGCCTAAAAATCAACACCAAAGCCGAGGTCATCTCAAGCAAGACGAATAAACCGATCCCGGGCCTCTGGGCTGCAGGCGAGATCACCGGCGGTACTCACGGCGCTAGCCGCTTAGGCACCGTCGCGATCACCGACTGCATAGTTTTCGGAATGATCGCAGGCGAACAGATCGCTTAA
- a CDS encoding LysR family transcriptional regulator has protein sequence MSLRHMEFAVKISELKSFTKAASELGIAQPSLSKSIMLLEKELGIEIFDRKNGLELTYAGEIYIARAKNMLRLNKELNNEIRGLSSIKTGKLVIGATSTSFKFIEKIIAMFYSRFSKADIRVVHAHSEPALIEMLKSGELDIVYAAHFGELFAEGLECEFIKKRRLLLSVCSSHPAVPRASINSTEKYPKIALSEFKSDKFAISSKILKSESNFKKIFENAGFTPQIFCDTSYLYVANAMVAAGLCVSFSFARYIFETQKDYITLFDVADEPLLDVSFSVVYKKPSKLAKEFIKMIKAGKSDA, from the coding sequence ATGAGCCTGCGACATATGGAATTTGCGGTAAAAATTTCGGAGCTTAAAAGCTTTACAAAAGCGGCGAGCGAGCTTGGAATCGCCCAGCCGTCGCTTTCAAAGAGCATTATGCTTTTAGAAAAGGAGCTCGGGATCGAAATTTTCGATAGGAAAAATGGCCTTGAGCTTACATACGCGGGCGAAATTTACATCGCCAGAGCGAAAAATATGCTTAGGCTCAATAAGGAGCTAAATAACGAAATCCGCGGGCTTTCGTCAATCAAGACGGGCAAGCTCGTAATCGGCGCGACCTCGACCAGCTTTAAATTTATCGAAAAGATCATCGCGATGTTTTACAGTAGGTTTTCTAAAGCCGACATCAGGGTCGTGCACGCTCACTCCGAGCCTGCGCTCATCGAGATGCTAAAAAGCGGCGAGCTTGATATCGTCTATGCCGCGCACTTTGGCGAGCTTTTCGCGGAGGGGCTTGAGTGCGAGTTTATAAAAAAGCGCAGGCTGCTTCTAAGCGTCTGCTCCTCTCATCCGGCTGTTCCGCGAGCGAGTATAAATTCTACCGAGAAATACCCTAAAATCGCGCTTAGCGAGTTCAAATCCGATAAATTTGCAATCAGCAGTAAAATTTTAAAAAGCGAATCGAACTTTAAAAAGATCTTTGAAAACGCAGGCTTTACGCCTCAAATTTTCTGCGACACCTCATATCTGTACGTGGCTAACGCGATGGTCGCGGCGGGGCTTTGCGTGAGCTTTAGCTTCGCGCGGTATATTTTTGAGACGCAAAAGGACTATATCACGCTCTTTGACGTCGCGGATGAGCCGCTTTTGGACGTGTCGTTTTCAGTCGTGTATAAAAAGCCCTCCAAGCTCGCAAAGGAATTTATAAAGATGATAAAAGCGGGCAAAAGCGACGCGTAG
- a CDS encoding outer membrane lipoprotein carrier protein LolA: protein MKILALFLAILGLAGALEVGDLALKTDNIGGKFSETLSIEGFAEPVRSSGEFRIKGGELFWTTLEPVRSELKIGADGVFERSGEAWVKSADSLFDKDTFLAISRLDVARLSKNFSIALSGSKDAWRAELSPKGMLQNIFKNIVIEGGAYVRVLRISSANGDVSENVFSGVVSLDE from the coding sequence ATGAAAATTTTAGCTTTATTTTTAGCGATTTTAGGGCTTGCGGGCGCGCTTGAAGTAGGCGATCTGGCGCTTAAGACCGACAATATCGGCGGCAAATTTAGCGAAACGCTCAGCATCGAGGGCTTTGCCGAGCCCGTACGAAGTAGCGGTGAGTTTAGGATCAAAGGCGGCGAGCTGTTTTGGACGACGCTAGAGCCGGTGCGAAGCGAGCTAAAAATCGGCGCGGACGGCGTCTTTGAGCGCAGCGGTGAAGCGTGGGTCAAAAGCGCCGATTCGCTTTTTGATAAGGATACCTTTTTGGCGATCTCGCGCCTGGACGTAGCGCGACTTAGCAAAAATTTCTCGATCGCGCTAAGCGGCAGCAAAGATGCGTGGCGCGCCGAGCTAAGCCCAAAAGGGATGCTGCAAAATATCTTTAAAAATATCGTGATAGAGGGCGGCGCCTACGTCAGGGTGCTGCGAATTAGCAGCGCTAACGGCGACGTGAGCGAAAACGTATTTTCGGGCGTCGTGAGCTTAGATGAGTAA
- a CDS encoding thioesterase family protein, with protein MKEYKFRARFYDADPMGVMWHGNYVKLCEDARCEFWRDAGYTYMQMRDDGFIYPIIKMEFKFIAPILFDDEVAVSIELLECDTIIKFSYRIKSPSGALLAKATTSQAAVELDSKRTLYEIPPQLRVCADKILAKKNPASKISMVDKISAADKISSASKAASDKDRSQNVAANELLPSNNEQ; from the coding sequence ATGAAAGAGTATAAATTTCGCGCCAGATTTTACGACGCCGATCCGATGGGCGTGATGTGGCACGGCAACTACGTAAAGCTCTGCGAGGACGCTAGATGCGAGTTTTGGCGCGACGCGGGCTACACATATATGCAGATGAGAGATGATGGATTTATATATCCCATTATCAAAATGGAGTTTAAATTTATCGCGCCGATACTTTTTGACGACGAGGTTGCGGTAAGCATCGAGCTGCTTGAGTGCGACACGATCATAAAATTCTCCTACCGCATCAAAAGCCCATCGGGCGCGCTATTGGCCAAAGCTACCACGTCGCAAGCCGCAGTGGAGCTTGATTCCAAAAGGACGCTGTATGAGATACCGCCGCAGTTAAGGGTGTGCGCGGATAAAATTTTAGCAAAGAAAAATCCCGCGAGTAAAATTTCAATGGTAGATAAAATTTCAGCAGCAGATAAAATTTCATCGGCAAGCAAAGCCGCGTCCGATAAAGACCGCTCTCAAAACGTCGCGGCAAATGAACTTTTGCCTAGCAATAACGAGCAGTGA